One region of Wyeomyia smithii strain HCP4-BCI-WySm-NY-G18 chromosome 3, ASM2978416v1, whole genome shotgun sequence genomic DNA includes:
- the LOC129732723 gene encoding uncharacterized protein LOC129732723 isoform X2, which yields MAGVACTEIPTSMNKDFFTDVIETKLNSRSNEFSIEKLTVKHATEAGDNYISKLYRVTVDVQCLDGSFQQVPLIVKTKADLGPSGAFLDILDVFTKETEVYTKLLPAFEQLYRDQGQEIDGGHLMFRELIAVTQPNVNGFNVLNHGDAWCNNMMFQYDNDNAIEDMLLVDFQVGLWSSPAIDLLYFIISSVKGEDKLSKFDSMIHFYHQNLVSNLKLLEYSGQVPTLKELHLDLIDRIFYGFGTSMGLLAICLMEKTEDASIDTMMSDGDAGRAFRDKMMGNPAYTKQMAELLPFFHNHGAFDMRHSGFQTPSGIQSDFLMLPGWLRREFFHDVVEKKLHLRTDQFSIQNIKVEIATKNGESYGSTMYRAKLKVENKVTNTVDTFSVIVKTRPDGMADKFSQHLATFSKEIDVYTKLIPAFEELYRQKGVHVEIGPRCLKTCQSIPSDIIVLDDLRSANFKPPSRLNGLNTEQLEEIIDKLAQFHAASAVYKELNGDFSTAYNEGLFNRNSLPVMKATFSPAYDAFLEAVETFPFAKDCVEKFRNLRPVVFSRILDTVVVDPDGFNVLNHGDLWCNNLMFRPHSDTNRCEGMLFDFQVCFYGSPMLDFNFLLFSSAAKDIKVSKLNYFIRFYHEKLVSYLTLLNYGKRLPTLKQLQFDFNDRIVYGATTIFGAMAIALMEPSEDASIEMLHLDNEAGKRSRQHMYTNERYVKTMEIVLPYLVQRGAFDFGAEVCNIARMRK from the exons ATGGCAGGAGTCGCGTGTACTGAGATCCCAACGTCGATgaataaagatttttttacgGACGTGATTGAAACGAAACTCAATTCTCGTTCCAATGAGTTTAGCATCGAAAAGCTAACGGTAAAACATGCCACCGAAGCCGGTGATAATTATATCTCGAAGCTGTATCGGGTAACAGTTGATGTTCAGTGTCTGGATGGATCCTTCCAACAAGTGCCGCTAATCGTAAAAACGAAGGCTGATTTAGGACCATCGGGAGCGTTTCTTGACATATTGGATGTTTTTACCAAAGAAACAGAAGTTTATACGAAGCTGCTTCCGGCGttcgaacagctgtatcgtgatCAAGGGCAAGAA ATCGATGGGGGACATCTGATGTTCCGTGAGCTGATAGCGGTTACGCAACCCAATGTTAACGGTTTCAACGTGCTGAATCATGGAGACGCGTGGTGCAACAATATGATGTTTCAGTACGATAACGATAATGCCATTGAAGATATGCTACTG GTGGACTTTCAGGTGGGACTTTGGTCATCGCCTGCAATCGATCTGCTGTACTTCATCATATCCTCCGTGAAAGGAGAGGACAAGCTTTCTAAATTTGACAGCATGATTCACTTCTATCATCAGAACCTCGTATCAAACCTTAAACTCCTGGAATATTCCGGTCAAGTTCCTACTCTCAAAGAGCTACACTTAGATTTGATCGATCGCATCTTCTATGGATTTGGTACCAGCATGGGACTGCTGGCCATTTGTCTAATGGAAAAGACAGAAGATGCTTCCATTGATACGATGATGTCAGATGGGGATGCCGGTCGAGCTTTTCGGGACAAAATGATGGGTAATCCTGCTTACACTAAACAAATGGCAGAGCTGTTGCCATTTTTCCACAATCACGGTGCATTTGATATGCGACACAGTGGTTTCCAGACGCCCAGCGGCATTCAAAGCGACTTTCTAATGTTACCTGGTTGGTTGCGTAGAGAGTTTTTCCACGACGTCGTCGAAAAGAAACTTCATCTACGTACGGATCAGTTTAGCATACAGAACATAAAAGTGGAAATAGCCACAAAAAATGGAGAAAGTTATGGTTCAACCATGTATCGTGCAAAATTAAAGGTAGAAAACAAGGTCACTAATACTGTCGATACATTTTCCGTCATTGTCAAAACCCGCCCGGATGGAATGGCCGATAAGTTTAGTCAACATCTAGCCACCTTTAGTAAGGAAATTGATGTGTACACCAAACTGATTCCAGCTTTCGAGGAATTATACAGACAGAAGGGAGTTCATGTTGAAATCGGTCCTCGCTGCTTGAAAACATGTCAATCCATCCCCAGTGATATTATAGTATTGGATGACCTCCGTAGTGCCAATTTTAAACCACCATCAAGACTAAACGGCTTAAACACGGAGCAGCTAGAAGAAATAATCGATAAACTTGCACAATTTCATGCAGCATCTGCAGTGTACAAGGAACTGAACGGTGATTTCTCTACTGCGTACAACGAAGGATTATTCAATAGGAACAGCCTGCCTGTAATGAAGGCCACCTTTTCCCCAGCATATGATGCATTTCTGGAAGCCGTTGAAACTTTCCCTTTTGCCAAGGATTGCGTTGAAAAATTCCGTAACCTGCGACCAGTTGTGTTTAGTAGAATATTAGACACGGTCGTCGTCGATCCAGATGGTTTCAATGTCCTCAATCACGGTGATTTGTGGTGTAACAATCTTATGTTCAGACCCCATAGCGATACTAATCGTTGTGAAGGAATGCTTTTCGATTTCCAAGTGTGCTTTTACGGGTCTCCGATGCTCGATTTTAATTTTCTCCTCTTCAGTTCAGCGGCGAAAGACATTAAGGTTTCCAAACTGAATTACTTCATTCGCTTCTATCACGAAAAACTGGTGTCATATTTGACGCTGCTGAACTATGGCAAGCGACTTCCAACTTTAAAGCAGCTGCAGTTTGATTTCAACGATCGAATAGTTTATG GTGCAACAACTATTTTTGGAGCAATGGCCATTGCCCTAATGGAACCATCCGAGGATGCAAGTATCGAGATGCTTCACCTGGATAATGAAGCAGGAAAACGGTCACGGCAACACATGTATACCAACGAGCGTTACGTCAAGACGATGGAAATTGTTCTACCATATCTAGTTCAAAGAGGCGCTTTTGATTTTGGAGCAGAAGTGTGCAATATTGCACGGATGAGGAAATAG
- the LOC129729010 gene encoding uncharacterized protein LOC129729010 yields MVSNYINYQKQPRTKENNWIHQDIMHSQRFLKQHPEICITRADKGNKTVVMTTDEYRQKMTELVSDAATYTLLKSNPSNKTLKKLNDIVEEWWVEGHIETYIKNKLKTFHSYPPRIYGLPKLHKENRPLRPVVSTVGSATYKMAQYMAGILENLVGETQYHIRNSFDFAEEISNIEVPEGCVMYSLDVVSLYTNVPVHKVYEYIEEKWHQLRNYTTVPWDSFKKAMQTVLSASFFHYEEKVYNQCFGVPMGSPLSPVVANIVMEKLEQECMAKLHHKGISLTTYKRYVDDCFVIGKEDEIDAVVREFNTIEMSLKFTVEKEQSGSLRFLDITLTRTEAKITKMWFPKHEKGRYLDFTSKSPYAHKKNSTIALFDQAIKLTDVESRVVSIQKAKSILLLNNYPTHFLQRIPKQRVPAAYNTLEDRRETRERTKYVSLPYIPCLSVKVGKVLRKHNIIASHKPRDQVKNTVFSKLKDNIPKMQKTNLVYSVPCGACPDKEYVGQTSQTLEKRLAYIDMTYGNKQLQQA; encoded by the coding sequence ATGGTTTCAAACTACATCAACTATCAGAAACAACCACGCACAAAAGAAAATAACTGGATACATCAGGACATAATGCACAGCCAACGCTTTCTGAAACAACACCCCGAGATCTGCATAACCAGAGCGGATAAGGGAAACAAAACTGTGGTGATGACGACAGACGAATATCGACAAAAAATGACGGAGCTAGTAAGCGATGCTGCCACATACACACTACTGAAAAGTAACCCATCGAATAAAACACTAAAGAAACTGAACGACATTGTAGAGGAATGGTGGGTAGAAGGGCATATAGAGACGTACATcaaaaacaaactaaaaacgTTTCATTCCTATCCACCACGTATCTACGGCCTACCGAAACTACACAAAGAGAACCGTCCGCTCAGACCAGTGGTATCAACAGTGGGATCTGCCACTTATAAGATGGCCCAATACATGGCGGGGATTCTCGAAAACCTTGTGGGGGAAACACAGTACCATATTCGGAACAGTTTTGATTTTGCGGAAGAAATTTCGAATATAGAAGTACCGGAGGGATGCGTGATGTACTCTCTAGATGTTGTTTCTCTTTATACAAACGTACCTGTGCACAAAGTATATGAATATATTGAAGAGAAATGGCACCAGTTGCGTAATTACACAACCGTTCCATGGGACAGCTTCAAAAAGGCGATGCAAACGGTACTAAGTGCGTCGTTTTTCCACTACGAAGAGAAGGTCTACAACCAATGTTTTGGCGTCCCAATGGGCTCACCTTTATCACCTGTAGTTGCAAATATCGTTATGGAAAAACTGGAACAAGAATGCATGGCAAAACTACATCACAAGGGAATCTCGTTGACAACTTACAAACGATACGTTGATGACTGCTTCGTGATAGGGAAAGAAGACGAAATTGATGCCGTTGTACGTGAATTTAACACGATCGAAATGTCACTCAAATTCACGGTGGAGAAGGAACAATCCGGTTCACTGAGGTTTTTGGACATAACACTAACAAGGACAGAagcaaaaataacgaaaatgtgGTTTCCGAAACACGAAAAAGGTCGGTACCTAGACTTCACATCGAAAAGCCCATATGCCCACAAGAAAAACTCTACAATCGCACTTTTCGACCAAGCGATTAAACTGACGGACGTCGAGAGCAGAGTTGTAAGCATACAAAAAGCTAAATCGATACTACTGCTGAACAACTACCCGACACATTTCCTACAGCGAATACCCAAACAACGAGTCCCTGCAGCGTACAATACTCTCGAAGATAGGCGGGAGACCAGAGAGAGAACTAAATATGTATCGTTACCGTATATCCCATGTCTGAGCGTGAAGGTGGGTAAAGTACTACGCAAACATAACATCATCGCGTCGCACAAACCTCGGGACCAAGTTAAGAACACTGTTTTCTCAAAACTTAAAGACAACAtaccaaaaatgcaaaaaactaACTTGGTATATAGCGTACCATGTGGAGCTTGTCCAGACAAGGAATACGTGGGGCAAACTTCACAAACGCTGGAAAAGCGCCTCGCCTACATCGATATGACGTACGGGAACAAACAACTACAACAGGCTTAG
- the LOC129732723 gene encoding uncharacterized protein LOC129732723 isoform X1, whose amino-acid sequence MAGVACTEIPTSMNKDFFTDVIETKLNSRSNEFSIEKLTVKHATEAGDNYISKLYRVTVDVQCLDGSFQQVPLIVKTKADLGPSGAFLDILDVFTKETEVYTKLLPAFEQLYRDQGQEVRFGPKCFKSTKKPTDTIILEDLNERRFRMVNRREQLDQSHAKTFLSKIAQFHAASVVYREKNGAFSAIFNEGVYKEQSEIVFQEHAKTQQESTIKAIRSWPNGDFYAELMIDGGHLMFRELIAVTQPNVNGFNVLNHGDAWCNNMMFQYDNDNAIEDMLLVDFQVGLWSSPAIDLLYFIISSVKGEDKLSKFDSMIHFYHQNLVSNLKLLEYSGQVPTLKELHLDLIDRIFYGFGTSMGLLAICLMEKTEDASIDTMMSDGDAGRAFRDKMMGNPAYTKQMAELLPFFHNHGAFDMRHSGFQTPSGIQSDFLMLPGWLRREFFHDVVEKKLHLRTDQFSIQNIKVEIATKNGESYGSTMYRAKLKVENKVTNTVDTFSVIVKTRPDGMADKFSQHLATFSKEIDVYTKLIPAFEELYRQKGVHVEIGPRCLKTCQSIPSDIIVLDDLRSANFKPPSRLNGLNTEQLEEIIDKLAQFHAASAVYKELNGDFSTAYNEGLFNRNSLPVMKATFSPAYDAFLEAVETFPFAKDCVEKFRNLRPVVFSRILDTVVVDPDGFNVLNHGDLWCNNLMFRPHSDTNRCEGMLFDFQVCFYGSPMLDFNFLLFSSAAKDIKVSKLNYFIRFYHEKLVSYLTLLNYGKRLPTLKQLQFDFNDRIVYGATTIFGAMAIALMEPSEDASIEMLHLDNEAGKRSRQHMYTNERYVKTMEIVLPYLVQRGAFDFGAEVCNIARMRK is encoded by the exons ATGGCAGGAGTCGCGTGTACTGAGATCCCAACGTCGATgaataaagatttttttacgGACGTGATTGAAACGAAACTCAATTCTCGTTCCAATGAGTTTAGCATCGAAAAGCTAACGGTAAAACATGCCACCGAAGCCGGTGATAATTATATCTCGAAGCTGTATCGGGTAACAGTTGATGTTCAGTGTCTGGATGGATCCTTCCAACAAGTGCCGCTAATCGTAAAAACGAAGGCTGATTTAGGACCATCGGGAGCGTTTCTTGACATATTGGATGTTTTTACCAAAGAAACAGAAGTTTATACGAAGCTGCTTCCGGCGttcgaacagctgtatcgtgatCAAGGGCAAGAAGTAAGATTTGGTCCCAAGTGCTTTAAAAGCACTAAAAAGCCAACCGACACAATAATACTAGAGGATTTGAACGAACGGCGTTTTAGGATGGTAAACAGAAGAGAACAGTTGGATCAGTCCCACGCCAAAACTTTTCTGAGTAAAATTGCTCAATTTCATGCAGCATCCGTGGTATATCGTGAGAAAAACGGAGCCTTTAGTGCCATTTTCAACGAGGGAGTTTACAAAGAGCAGTCGGAAATCGTATTTCAGGAGCATGCCAAAACGCAGCAAGAATCCACTATCAAAGCGATTCGGTCGTGGCCGAATGGGGATTTCTATGCTGAGTTAATG ATCGATGGGGGACATCTGATGTTCCGTGAGCTGATAGCGGTTACGCAACCCAATGTTAACGGTTTCAACGTGCTGAATCATGGAGACGCGTGGTGCAACAATATGATGTTTCAGTACGATAACGATAATGCCATTGAAGATATGCTACTG GTGGACTTTCAGGTGGGACTTTGGTCATCGCCTGCAATCGATCTGCTGTACTTCATCATATCCTCCGTGAAAGGAGAGGACAAGCTTTCTAAATTTGACAGCATGATTCACTTCTATCATCAGAACCTCGTATCAAACCTTAAACTCCTGGAATATTCCGGTCAAGTTCCTACTCTCAAAGAGCTACACTTAGATTTGATCGATCGCATCTTCTATGGATTTGGTACCAGCATGGGACTGCTGGCCATTTGTCTAATGGAAAAGACAGAAGATGCTTCCATTGATACGATGATGTCAGATGGGGATGCCGGTCGAGCTTTTCGGGACAAAATGATGGGTAATCCTGCTTACACTAAACAAATGGCAGAGCTGTTGCCATTTTTCCACAATCACGGTGCATTTGATATGCGACACAGTGGTTTCCAGACGCCCAGCGGCATTCAAAGCGACTTTCTAATGTTACCTGGTTGGTTGCGTAGAGAGTTTTTCCACGACGTCGTCGAAAAGAAACTTCATCTACGTACGGATCAGTTTAGCATACAGAACATAAAAGTGGAAATAGCCACAAAAAATGGAGAAAGTTATGGTTCAACCATGTATCGTGCAAAATTAAAGGTAGAAAACAAGGTCACTAATACTGTCGATACATTTTCCGTCATTGTCAAAACCCGCCCGGATGGAATGGCCGATAAGTTTAGTCAACATCTAGCCACCTTTAGTAAGGAAATTGATGTGTACACCAAACTGATTCCAGCTTTCGAGGAATTATACAGACAGAAGGGAGTTCATGTTGAAATCGGTCCTCGCTGCTTGAAAACATGTCAATCCATCCCCAGTGATATTATAGTATTGGATGACCTCCGTAGTGCCAATTTTAAACCACCATCAAGACTAAACGGCTTAAACACGGAGCAGCTAGAAGAAATAATCGATAAACTTGCACAATTTCATGCAGCATCTGCAGTGTACAAGGAACTGAACGGTGATTTCTCTACTGCGTACAACGAAGGATTATTCAATAGGAACAGCCTGCCTGTAATGAAGGCCACCTTTTCCCCAGCATATGATGCATTTCTGGAAGCCGTTGAAACTTTCCCTTTTGCCAAGGATTGCGTTGAAAAATTCCGTAACCTGCGACCAGTTGTGTTTAGTAGAATATTAGACACGGTCGTCGTCGATCCAGATGGTTTCAATGTCCTCAATCACGGTGATTTGTGGTGTAACAATCTTATGTTCAGACCCCATAGCGATACTAATCGTTGTGAAGGAATGCTTTTCGATTTCCAAGTGTGCTTTTACGGGTCTCCGATGCTCGATTTTAATTTTCTCCTCTTCAGTTCAGCGGCGAAAGACATTAAGGTTTCCAAACTGAATTACTTCATTCGCTTCTATCACGAAAAACTGGTGTCATATTTGACGCTGCTGAACTATGGCAAGCGACTTCCAACTTTAAAGCAGCTGCAGTTTGATTTCAACGATCGAATAGTTTATG GTGCAACAACTATTTTTGGAGCAATGGCCATTGCCCTAATGGAACCATCCGAGGATGCAAGTATCGAGATGCTTCACCTGGATAATGAAGCAGGAAAACGGTCACGGCAACACATGTATACCAACGAGCGTTACGTCAAGACGATGGAAATTGTTCTACCATATCTAGTTCAAAGAGGCGCTTTTGATTTTGGAGCAGAAGTGTGCAATATTGCACGGATGAGGAAATAG